In one Nicotiana tomentosiformis chromosome 6, ASM39032v3, whole genome shotgun sequence genomic region, the following are encoded:
- the LOC138894392 gene encoding uncharacterized protein encodes MQKTLRVMKAAMIEPVELASYRLQDVAVNWYESWEFSRELRRARVDRFLTLRQGNLSIRECSLQFDSLARYAPTIPDMDISRIQAYAQGVEERKQKQRADREHDRAQNKRARSLGPSGPGQNFRASSSQYRGDSSQMRPPLPRCAQCGKQHAGQCRMGLGVCYTCGYPGHVMRDCPTRGDASITQPAGSVAGLSSSVRPPGQGSQAPMSHHRGRGGASSSSDPQNRIYALVGRQDHKSSPDVVTGSTLSYVTLFVASKFRIKPELVKSFEPEKRGIAHKIHQLASLGVRLLDSGDIGITIQDTATSFLVTEVKEHQYEDPVLVQYRDTTPQKGKTLFEITKDGVLRYRRRLCVTNVAGLRRQVMGETQYFHYSIHPGATKMYHDIKEVYWWDGMKKDIAEFVSRCPNYQQVKIEH; translated from the exons atgcAGAAAacgttgagggtaatgaaggccgcTATGATTGAgccagttgagctagcttcctatagactccaagatgttgcagttaattggtacgagtcttgggaattttctagag agcttagacgggccagagttgataggttcttgacccttcggcagggtaactTGAGTATTCGAGAATGCAGTCTTCAGTTTGAttcgttggctaggtatgctcccactatt Ccagacatggatatttctcgtattcaggcatacgctcagggtgtagaagagcgtaagcagaagcagagggccgatcgtgagcatgatagggcccagaataagagagcgaggtctttgggtccttctg ggcctggTCAGAATTTTAgggcctcaagttctcagtataggggtgactcaagtcagatgaggccgcccttaccacgatgtgctcagtgtggtaagcaacatgccgggcagtgccgtatggggttgggtgtttgttatacttgtggttatccgggCCACGTCATGAGGGATTGTCCGACAAGAGGTGATGCAAGCATAACtcagccagcgggatctgtagctggtttgtcatcatcagtacgcccccctggtcaaggttcacaagcaccaatgaGTCATCATAGAGGTagaggtggagcatctagctcgagcgatcctcagaaccgcatttatgcattgGTAGGACGACAGGATCATAAgtcatcacctgatgttgttacag gttctaccttatcatatgttactctgTTTGTTGCTAGTAAGTTTAGAATAAAACCTGAATTAGTTAAATCTTTTGAG ccagaaaaAAGGGGAATAGCCCATAAGATTCATcaactagctagtcttggagttcggttactggactcaggtgatattggaattactattcaggatacgGCAACATCCTTTTTAGTAACTGAAGTAAAGGAACAccagtacgaggatcctgtgttagttCAATATAGGGATACCACCCCTCAGAAGGGGAAGACACTGTTTGAAATTACAaaagatggggtcctcagatatcgaagACGACTATGTGTCActaatgttgcagggctgcgtcggcaggttatgggagaaactcaatATTTTcattattctatccatccaggagcaacaaagatgtatcatgatatcaaagaggtatattggtgggacggaatgaaaaaggatatagcggagtttgtttcTCGGTGCCctaactatcagcaggttaagattgagcattaa
- the LOC138894393 gene encoding uncharacterized protein, producing MAPYEDLYGRKCRLPIGWFDVGETTLVGPKLVHQAIEKIKLIQERLLAAQSCIADERRYEVRKKGKNLALGTLDHIGSYARDPSRVVSVDDVQVTEQLSYEETPIAILDRQVRRLRTKDVASVKVLWRNNNVEEMT from the exons atggctccatacgaagatctttacggacggaagtgtaggttgcctatagggtggttcgatgttggggaaactacgtTAGTAGGACCAAAACTGGTACATCAggcaatcgagaaaattaagcttatacaggaaaggctattagcagctcaaagct GTATcgccgatgaaaggcgttatgaggttcggaaaaaggggaaaaacttagccctcggtacattggaccatataggaTCATATGCAAG AGATCCTTCCAGAGTTGTGTCAGTTGACgacgttcaggtcacagagcagctatcatatgaagaaactcccattgctatattaGACAGACAGGTTCGAAGATTAAGAACTAAAGatgtagcttcggtgaaagtactttggagaaacaacaatgtggaagaaatgacttga